One genomic segment of Acidimicrobiales bacterium includes these proteins:
- a CDS encoding TetR/AcrR family transcriptional regulator yields the protein MTLGTSEVDGRAQRSARSREAVVDAMLDLLEEGSLRPGAAEIAARAGVSVRTVFRHFEDLEQLFATATAHQGMRIGPLLLAAPPAGSRAGRVAALASHRAHLYERIGPVRRAALRHEPFHQAVREGLAQVRRLLRRHLLATFGPELESLDGTDRTTLVAALETATSFAAWDNLRVEQRLSVPQSRTALTTTVEALLER from the coding sequence GTGACACTGGGTACGAGCGAGGTCGACGGCCGGGCTCAGCGGTCGGCCCGCAGTCGCGAGGCTGTCGTGGACGCAATGCTGGACCTGCTCGAGGAGGGGTCGTTGCGACCCGGGGCAGCCGAGATCGCGGCACGAGCCGGGGTGTCGGTGCGGACGGTGTTCCGCCACTTCGAGGACCTCGAGCAGCTCTTCGCCACGGCGACGGCGCATCAGGGGATGCGCATCGGCCCGCTCCTGTTGGCCGCGCCGCCCGCCGGCTCGAGGGCCGGCCGGGTCGCCGCCCTGGCGAGCCATCGCGCCCACCTCTACGAGCGGATCGGGCCGGTCCGCCGTGCTGCCCTCCGCCACGAGCCGTTTCACCAGGCCGTACGCGAGGGCCTCGCCCAGGTCCGGCGGCTCCTACGCCGACACCTCCTGGCCACGTTCGGTCCGGAGCTCGAATCGTTGGACGGGACGGATCGGACCACCCTGGTCGCCGCCCTGGAGACGGCGACGAGCTTCGCGGCGTGGGACAACCTGCGGGTCGAGCAGCGCCTGTCGGTTCCCCAGTCCCGGACGGCCCTCACGACCACCGTCGAGGCCCTGCTGGAGCGCTGA
- a CDS encoding sulfatase-like hydrolase/transferase: MPDQAPATGGARRNILLITTDQQRYDSLGCNGGTIARTPVADRLAAEGVNYRRAYNQNTVCMPARSTILTGQYVRTHGVVANGIALPPDAPSIAAYLAERAGYRTALLGKAHFEPGIDPQRQFEENARAARGDTGPWRGFERSIQAMHIAAWGDFPVAHYGRWLAEQHPEHLHSFANLLQAEPGGDTDAPETKNNPIPRPWYHTDWVADLTVDWLASIGDDEPWFCWMSFPDPHHPWDPPASENYRVPWQELELPPGHPGADDDIRAVLSGKPPHWLAFWEGRWPNVEGGPAAFVPSRLTTDALREINAKTHVMNELVDEACGRVLDQVEARGWTDTTDVIFTTDHGELQGDFGLLYKGPFHVDALMRLPLIWRPAPVAGVTPGEVADPVGQVDLAPTLCTIAGIEPAEWMQGAALPVGDGQTGRERMLCEWDSQFPGYGMHLRSVYRDGWLCTVYEPSTAGKPNGLEEVWGPRVLEPSSVVYEAERQGPGGVSIATGELYDVAADPLQWHNRWDDPAVRTLREDLISDLYDHLPREVRSLPVSAPA, translated from the coding sequence ATGCCTGACCAGGCACCGGCCACCGGCGGCGCTCGCCGCAACATCCTGCTCATCACGACGGACCAGCAGCGCTACGACAGCTTGGGGTGCAACGGCGGCACCATCGCCCGCACCCCCGTGGCCGATCGCCTGGCAGCCGAGGGGGTCAACTACCGACGCGCCTACAACCAGAACACGGTGTGCATGCCGGCCCGTTCGACCATCCTGACGGGCCAGTACGTCCGGACCCACGGGGTCGTGGCGAACGGGATCGCTCTGCCTCCCGACGCCCCGTCGATCGCCGCCTACCTGGCGGAGCGGGCGGGGTACCGGACCGCCCTGCTGGGCAAGGCGCACTTCGAGCCCGGCATCGACCCGCAGCGCCAGTTCGAGGAGAACGCGCGCGCCGCCCGCGGTGATACCGGCCCCTGGCGCGGGTTCGAGCGGTCGATCCAGGCCATGCACATCGCCGCTTGGGGCGACTTTCCCGTTGCGCACTACGGCCGGTGGCTCGCCGAGCAGCATCCGGAGCATCTCCACAGCTTCGCCAACCTGCTCCAGGCGGAGCCCGGCGGGGACACCGACGCGCCGGAGACCAAGAACAACCCCATCCCCAGGCCCTGGTACCACACCGACTGGGTCGCCGACCTCACCGTCGACTGGCTGGCGTCGATCGGCGACGACGAGCCCTGGTTCTGCTGGATGAGCTTCCCCGATCCCCACCATCCATGGGACCCGCCCGCATCGGAGAACTACCGCGTCCCTTGGCAGGAGCTGGAGCTGCCGCCCGGCCACCCCGGAGCCGACGACGACATCCGCGCCGTGCTCTCCGGCAAGCCCCCCCACTGGCTCGCCTTCTGGGAGGGACGTTGGCCGAACGTCGAGGGAGGCCCGGCGGCGTTCGTGCCGTCCCGGCTGACCACCGACGCGCTTCGCGAGATCAACGCCAAGACGCACGTGATGAACGAGCTTGTCGACGAAGCCTGCGGCCGGGTCCTGGACCAGGTCGAGGCGCGCGGATGGACGGACACTACCGACGTGATCTTCACCACCGACCACGGCGAGCTGCAGGGAGACTTCGGCCTGCTGTACAAGGGCCCGTTCCACGTCGACGCCCTGATGCGGCTTCCCCTCATCTGGCGACCCGCTCCGGTGGCGGGGGTGACGCCCGGCGAGGTCGCCGACCCGGTCGGCCAGGTGGACCTGGCGCCGACCCTCTGCACCATCGCCGGCATCGAACCAGCCGAGTGGATGCAGGGCGCCGCTCTGCCCGTCGGTGACGGACAGACGGGGAGGGAACGGATGCTGTGCGAGTGGGACAGCCAGTTCCCCGGCTATGGCATGCACCTGCGTTCGGTGTACCGCGACGGCTGGCTCTGCACCGTCTACGAGCCGTCCACGGCAGGCAAGCCCAACGGACTCGAAGAGGTCTGGGGACCCAGGGTGCTCGAGCCTTCCTCGGTCGTGTACGAGGCCGAGCGCCAGGGTCCGGGCGGCGTCTCGATCGCGACCGGCGAGCTGTACGACGTGGCAGCCGATCCGCTGCAGTGGCACAACCGCTGGGACGATCCCGCCGTACGGACCCTCCGTGAGGACCTGATCAGCGATCTCTACGACCACCTTCCCCGTGAGGTGCGCTCGCTGCCGGTCTCGGCGCCCGCGTGA
- a CDS encoding carbonic anhydrase, which translates to MSATDELVANSQAYANAFDKGDLPMPPGKKLAILACMDARLNLYGIFGLREGDAHVIRNAGGGVTDDAIRSLAISQRLLGTDEIILVHHTGCGMLTFTDDAFRQQVEEDTGVRPPWSAEAFSDLDQDVRQSIARINASPFIPKKNVRGFVYEVEKGSLREVT; encoded by the coding sequence ATGAGCGCCACCGACGAGCTGGTAGCCAACTCGCAGGCCTACGCCAACGCCTTCGACAAGGGCGACCTGCCGATGCCTCCCGGGAAGAAGCTGGCCATCCTGGCCTGCATGGACGCCCGGCTCAACCTGTACGGGATCTTCGGCCTGCGCGAGGGTGACGCCCACGTGATCAGGAACGCGGGTGGCGGCGTGACCGACGACGCCATCCGCTCGCTCGCCATCTCCCAGCGGCTCCTCGGCACCGACGAGATCATCCTGGTACACCACACCGGTTGCGGGATGCTCACCTTCACCGATGACGCCTTCCGCCAGCAGGTCGAGGAGGATACCGGGGTCCGCCCGCCCTGGTCGGCCGAGGCGTTCTCCGACCTGGACCAAGACGTCCGCCAGTCGATCGCCAGGATCAACGCCAGCCCCTTCATCCCCAAGAAGAACGTGCGCGGCTTCGTCTACGAGGTCGAGAAGGGGTCGCTGCGCGAGGTGACGTAG
- a CDS encoding DUF1330 domain-containing protein produces MAITPTREQFEAFANHEREGEVVMINLLHFAPSDVSSPSGGEDAYRQYGKAAVKMVEDRGGRVVWMGRPEHVLIGDSEHDRWDLAVLVSYPSRQAFIEMVTTAEYQDAHRDREQGLDRTVLLGCEPVGEWTGSHA; encoded by the coding sequence ATGGCCATCACCCCCACCCGGGAGCAGTTCGAGGCCTTCGCCAACCACGAGCGGGAGGGCGAGGTCGTGATGATCAACCTGCTCCACTTCGCACCATCTGACGTCTCGAGCCCGTCTGGGGGTGAAGACGCCTACCGCCAATACGGCAAGGCGGCGGTCAAGATGGTCGAGGACCGAGGCGGCCGGGTCGTCTGGATGGGCCGGCCCGAGCATGTGCTGATCGGCGACTCCGAGCACGATCGCTGGGACCTTGCCGTGCTGGTGTCGTACCCCAGTCGCCAGGCGTTCATCGAGATGGTCACGACGGCCGAGTACCAGGACGCCCACAGAGACCGCGAGCAGGGGCTCGATCGAACGGTCCTGCTCGGCTGCGAGCCGGTCGGGGAATGGACTGGGTCGCATGCCTGA
- the selD gene encoding selenide, water dikinase SelD: MAEAIGTTDTSDGADVKLTEWTSCGGCAAKWGAAPLSALVRQLAGGSDPSLLVGLAPFDDAAVWRISDDVALVSTTDFFPPLVDDPADFGAVAAANACSDVFAMGGRVVLALNISAFPERMPPKAIGDILAAAAAVVAEAGGQVAGGHTIRSEEPIFGLAVQGVVHPGRVWTKAGARPGDALVLSKPLGTGIVLAGGRPADCRAVVVGMRTLNRGAAETLAGLASPPHAVTDVTGFGLLGHAWEMAERSQVRLSLSAAALPLYPGAEAAASAGTRTGGDARNRSHLEGRVRSSAPATLEALSYDPQTSGGLLAAVSSADANLLESASDFVTIGEVVAGPAGVSLR; this comes from the coding sequence GTGGCCGAGGCGATCGGTACCACAGATACCAGCGATGGCGCTGACGTCAAGCTGACCGAGTGGACGTCCTGCGGCGGCTGCGCCGCCAAGTGGGGGGCAGCGCCGCTGTCGGCTCTGGTGCGACAGCTGGCGGGCGGGTCGGACCCGTCCCTGTTGGTCGGGCTGGCGCCGTTCGACGACGCCGCCGTGTGGCGGATCAGCGACGACGTCGCGCTCGTCTCGACCACGGATTTCTTCCCGCCCCTTGTGGACGACCCCGCTGACTTTGGTGCCGTGGCCGCCGCCAACGCCTGCTCCGACGTGTTCGCCATGGGAGGACGGGTCGTGCTCGCCCTCAACATCTCGGCGTTCCCCGAGCGGATGCCGCCGAAGGCGATCGGCGACATCCTGGCCGCGGCCGCGGCGGTGGTCGCCGAAGCGGGCGGGCAGGTGGCGGGTGGTCACACAATTCGATCCGAGGAGCCGATCTTCGGCCTGGCCGTGCAGGGCGTCGTCCACCCCGGGCGGGTGTGGACCAAGGCGGGGGCGCGCCCGGGCGACGCGCTGGTGCTGTCCAAGCCGCTCGGCACCGGCATCGTGCTGGCCGGAGGCCGACCGGCTGACTGCCGAGCGGTGGTCGTCGGCATGCGAACACTCAACCGGGGTGCCGCCGAGACGCTTGCCGGCCTGGCGAGCCCACCGCACGCGGTCACCGACGTGACCGGCTTCGGCCTGCTCGGCCACGCCTGGGAGATGGCCGAGCGCTCGCAGGTCCGCCTGTCATTGTCGGCGGCGGCGCTGCCCCTCTATCCGGGAGCGGAGGCGGCGGCTTCGGCCGGGACCCGCACCGGCGGTGACGCCCGCAACCGATCCCACCTCGAGGGACGGGTGCGCTCGTCGGCTCCAGCGACGCTCGAGGCCCTGTCGTACGACCCCCAGACCTCGGGAGGACTTCTTGCCGCGGTGAGCTCGGCCGATGCCAACCTTCTGGAATCGGCATCTGACTTCGTCACGATCGGCGAGGTCGTCGCCGGCCCCGCTGGCGTGTCGCTGAGGTAG
- a CDS encoding acyl-CoA dehydrogenase family protein, whose translation MAETVSEEQFEQEALAFLEANAKLRVEEKRGWGQGSDSVALFAEKSDQEEAAEVEAAKGWRQQAFDAGFGWITGPQAYGGRELPAAYERIYHSREAAFDTPPQTPFGIGLGMVAPTILAHATEATKQRYLRSLYRGEIIACQLFSEPGAGSDLASLQTRAERDGDEWRITGQKVWTSVAQFADIGEIICRTDPSLPKHRGLTGFVIDMHAPGVEVKPLRQMTGGSTFNEVFFTDVRVPDDHRLGDVNQGWTVALTTLMNERAAIGAGGAGVGGVLGGDRLIELLRHFGGNDDPLLRQRLADVYINGKVAGYTNQRAMAKIKAGQLPGPEMSIAKLSLTNNMSRVGELVSLALGPRMIADTGEWGTYAWSELVLGTPGVKVAGGTDEVMKNIIGERVLGLPKDPSPTGGS comes from the coding sequence ATGGCCGAGACCGTGTCCGAGGAGCAGTTCGAGCAGGAGGCGCTCGCCTTCCTCGAGGCCAACGCCAAGCTGCGGGTCGAGGAGAAGAGAGGCTGGGGCCAGGGCTCCGACAGCGTCGCGCTCTTCGCCGAGAAGTCAGACCAGGAGGAAGCCGCCGAGGTGGAGGCGGCCAAGGGCTGGCGGCAGCAAGCCTTCGACGCCGGCTTCGGGTGGATCACCGGACCGCAGGCGTACGGTGGCCGGGAGCTGCCCGCCGCCTACGAGCGCATCTACCACTCCCGGGAGGCGGCGTTCGACACCCCGCCCCAGACGCCGTTCGGCATCGGCCTCGGCATGGTGGCCCCGACCATCCTCGCCCACGCCACCGAGGCGACCAAGCAGCGCTACCTGCGGTCGCTGTACCGCGGGGAGATCATCGCCTGCCAGCTCTTCAGCGAGCCGGGCGCCGGCTCCGACCTGGCCAGCCTCCAGACCAGGGCCGAGCGGGACGGCGACGAGTGGCGTATCACGGGGCAGAAGGTCTGGACGTCGGTCGCCCAGTTCGCCGACATCGGCGAGATCATCTGCCGCACCGATCCCAGCCTGCCCAAGCACCGGGGTCTGACCGGCTTCGTCATCGACATGCACGCCCCGGGCGTCGAGGTAAAGCCCTTGCGCCAGATGACCGGCGGCTCGACGTTCAACGAGGTCTTCTTCACCGACGTGCGCGTGCCGGACGACCACCGTCTCGGCGATGTCAACCAGGGCTGGACGGTGGCCCTCACCACGCTCATGAACGAGCGGGCCGCCATCGGCGCCGGCGGAGCAGGCGTAGGTGGGGTCCTCGGCGGCGACCGCCTCATCGAGCTTCTCCGTCACTTCGGCGGCAACGACGATCCGCTGCTTCGCCAGCGCCTGGCCGACGTCTACATCAACGGCAAGGTGGCCGGCTACACCAACCAGCGGGCCATGGCCAAGATCAAGGCGGGTCAGCTCCCGGGTCCGGAGATGTCGATCGCCAAGCTCTCGCTCACCAACAACATGTCGCGCGTCGGCGAGCTGGTGAGCCTGGCCCTGGGCCCGCGGATGATCGCCGACACCGGCGAGTGGGGAACCTACGCGTGGTCGGAGCTGGTGCTGGGTACGCCCGGGGTGAAGGTGGCAGGCGGCACCGACGAGGTCATGAAGAACATCATCGGCGAGCGCGTCCTCGGTCTCCCGAAGGATCCGTCACCCACCGGCGGTTCCTGA
- a CDS encoding prenyltransferase → MARVSDGAASGATASPRLLARWREVLRTSNPPTGRLDPVSKWLVLTRASVLPMTLTAGAVAGLLAVNQHGFRPGLFFLALAGILLAHTANNLMNDLFDLEVGADTDAYPRALYAPHPVLSGMISRRGLLTAALAVNVADLAILIVLFAYRGWPVVALALGGFLLSAAYTAPPLRLKKRGLGEPDVLAVWGPLMVGGTYYAAVGNLPWHVVAASIPYGLLCTTVLMGKHIDKIEWDAPQGTRTLPVLLGERRARRLTQAMMAAFYVSVAVLVGVGALPWPTLLVFAALPALAKVWKAFDRARPDRPPPRFPVWPLWFAAIAFLHTRRAGALLVVGLAVGAILGY, encoded by the coding sequence ATGGCCAGAGTGTCTGACGGCGCCGCGTCCGGCGCAACCGCGTCACCCCGGCTCCTGGCCCGCTGGCGGGAAGTGCTCCGTACGTCCAACCCGCCGACGGGCCGTCTCGACCCGGTGTCGAAATGGCTGGTGCTGACCCGGGCCTCCGTCCTGCCGATGACCCTGACGGCCGGCGCCGTGGCCGGTCTGCTGGCGGTGAACCAACACGGGTTTCGCCCCGGGCTGTTCTTCCTCGCCCTGGCGGGCATCCTCCTGGCCCACACCGCCAACAACCTGATGAACGACCTTTTCGATCTGGAGGTCGGCGCCGATACCGACGCCTACCCCCGTGCGCTGTACGCACCACACCCGGTGCTGTCAGGGATGATCTCCCGGCGGGGCCTGCTCACCGCGGCCCTGGCGGTCAACGTCGCCGACCTAGCCATCCTCATCGTGCTGTTCGCCTACCGGGGATGGCCGGTCGTGGCCCTCGCCCTCGGCGGGTTCCTGTTGAGCGCGGCCTACACCGCCCCGCCCCTGCGACTCAAGAAGCGCGGCCTCGGGGAGCCCGACGTGCTGGCGGTGTGGGGCCCGTTGATGGTCGGCGGCACCTACTACGCCGCGGTCGGCAATCTGCCCTGGCACGTCGTGGCGGCTTCGATCCCCTACGGGTTGCTCTGCACCACCGTCCTCATGGGCAAGCACATCGACAAGATCGAGTGGGACGCGCCGCAGGGAACACGCACCCTGCCGGTCCTGCTCGGCGAGCGCCGGGCCCGCCGTCTGACCCAGGCCATGATGGCCGCCTTCTACGTCAGCGTCGCCGTTCTCGTCGGGGTCGGCGCCCTGCCGTGGCCCACACTCCTGGTCTTCGCCGCCCTGCCGGCGCTGGCCAAGGTGTGGAAGGCCTTCGACCGGGCACGTCCGGATCGGCCGCCTCCCCGCTTCCCGGTTTGGCCGCTGTGGTTCGCCGCGATCGCCTTCCTCCACACCCGGCGGGCGGGGGCGCTCCTCGTGGTCGGTCTGGCCGTGGGCGCCATCCTCGGCTACTGA
- a CDS encoding ribonuclease HII, with product MGSSGGRGRTTIARRRQVVPSLRIERDLWDGGNTVVVGMDEVGRGAWAGPLSVGAAVLPRDRRVYKVRDSKMLTEPEREALFDRVAGWCTTWAVGHATPDECDELGMSEAQRLAAGRALAALSLRPDHVLIDGRWDFVGGPNTRRIVKGDATCLSIAAASVLAKVTRDRVMRGEARHFPGYDFELNKGYPCPRHKMSLRAWGPTSIHRRSWVFMDHLIWGTRYRRPGMDVELPFAEGASGTAGG from the coding sequence ATGGGCTCGAGCGGGGGCCGCGGTCGGACGACGATCGCGCGACGCCGCCAGGTCGTGCCGTCGCTTCGGATCGAGCGCGACCTGTGGGACGGCGGGAACACGGTCGTGGTGGGCATGGACGAGGTGGGACGCGGCGCGTGGGCCGGCCCCCTCAGTGTCGGCGCAGCCGTCCTGCCGAGGGATCGCCGCGTCTACAAGGTGCGCGACTCGAAGATGCTGACCGAGCCCGAGCGGGAGGCGCTGTTCGACCGGGTGGCGGGGTGGTGCACCACCTGGGCTGTGGGCCACGCCACACCTGACGAGTGCGACGAGCTGGGTATGTCCGAAGCGCAGCGCCTGGCCGCGGGCCGCGCCCTGGCCGCCCTCTCGCTGCGGCCCGACCACGTGCTCATCGACGGTCGCTGGGACTTCGTGGGCGGTCCCAACACCCGCCGCATCGTGAAAGGCGACGCCACATGCCTGTCCATCGCCGCTGCGTCGGTCCTCGCCAAGGTCACCCGTGATCGCGTCATGCGCGGCGAGGCCCGGCACTTCCCGGGCTACGACTTCGAGCTGAACAAGGGCTACCCGTGTCCCCGCCACAAGATGTCCCTGCGGGCGTGGGGGCCCACGTCGATCCACCGGCGCAGTTGGGTGTTCATGGACCACCTGATCTGGGGGACCCGCTATCGGCGGCCGGGCATGGACGTCGAGCTTCCCTTTGCCGAGGGCGCGTCAGGAACCGCCGGTGGGTGA
- a CDS encoding RpiB/LacA/LacB family sugar-phosphate isomerase: MRIAFGTDESTSLTAAVVAELERLGHQVTAVAQAEPWPDVGRLVGEAVVSGRAERGVVCCWTGTGVSMAANKVSGVRAALCTDAETARGARRWNDANVLAFGLRLTSPEVAREMLDAFLATDVDADERENVRRLS; the protein is encoded by the coding sequence ATGCGAATTGCCTTCGGCACCGACGAGTCGACCTCCCTCACGGCTGCCGTCGTGGCCGAGCTCGAGCGCCTCGGCCACCAGGTGACGGCCGTGGCTCAGGCCGAGCCTTGGCCTGACGTCGGCCGTCTGGTGGGGGAGGCGGTGGTCTCCGGTCGTGCCGAGCGCGGCGTGGTCTGCTGCTGGACGGGCACCGGCGTGTCGATGGCGGCCAACAAGGTGTCGGGCGTGCGGGCGGCGCTGTGCACCGACGCCGAGACCGCTCGGGGGGCGCGGCGGTGGAACGACGCCAACGTGCTCGCCTTCGGGCTTCGGCTCACCTCACCGGAGGTGGCCCGGGAGATGCTCGACGCCTTCCTCGCGACCGATGTCGACGCCGACGAGCGCGAGAACGTCAGGCGCCTGAGTTAG
- a CDS encoding GYD domain-containing protein, translated as MSTFLMLSTIGPDGASTLHDNPDRLKQVNADVESMGARVLQQWALLGPYDFATILEAPDETTIARVALRLGARGTIKTLTLNAIPIDDYLSSLRS; from the coding sequence ATGAGCACCTTCTTGATGCTCTCGACCATCGGTCCCGACGGGGCGTCGACGCTGCACGACAACCCCGATCGCCTCAAGCAGGTGAACGCCGACGTCGAGTCGATGGGGGCCCGGGTACTGCAGCAGTGGGCCCTGTTGGGGCCGTACGACTTCGCCACCATCCTCGAAGCGCCCGACGAGACCACGATCGCCCGGGTGGCCCTCCGGCTCGGCGCCCGCGGGACCATCAAGACCCTGACCCTGAACGCGATACCGATAGACGACTATCTGAGCTCCCTGCGCTCCTGA
- a CDS encoding amidohydrolase family protein produces the protein MGTPIDCHVHPSTAEYLGGSIGPYMDDLCHHFRLDIPVRSVEEMAADYEGMRGVLLAWDAETATGRPPVTNDWVADVCRRYPERFIPFASVDPWKGEAAVAEARRAVNELGMKGFKFQQAAMAFVPSDERFSPLWEEISALGVPCLFHVGTTGMGAGTPGGSGFQLDFVRPIHIDTVAARFPALTIICAHPAFPWQLEMNAIALHKANVFTDLSGWAPRYFPPELVREVGGRLQDKTLFGTDYPFILPERWLREFSDLGLSDSVSEKVLWGNAERLLGL, from the coding sequence ATGGGGACCCCGATCGACTGCCACGTCCATCCCTCGACCGCCGAGTACCTCGGGGGTTCCATCGGCCCGTACATGGACGACCTCTGCCACCACTTCCGTCTCGACATACCTGTGCGGAGCGTCGAGGAGATGGCGGCCGACTACGAGGGGATGCGCGGTGTGCTCCTGGCGTGGGACGCCGAGACCGCCACGGGTCGCCCGCCGGTCACCAACGACTGGGTGGCAGACGTGTGCCGCCGTTATCCCGAGCGCTTCATACCCTTCGCCTCGGTCGATCCCTGGAAGGGCGAGGCGGCCGTCGCCGAGGCCCGACGGGCGGTGAACGAGCTGGGCATGAAGGGCTTCAAGTTCCAGCAGGCGGCGATGGCCTTCGTACCTTCCGACGAGCGGTTCTCGCCGCTGTGGGAGGAGATCTCGGCCCTCGGCGTGCCGTGCCTGTTCCACGTCGGCACCACGGGCATGGGCGCGGGGACGCCCGGCGGGTCGGGCTTCCAGCTCGACTTCGTGCGCCCCATCCACATCGACACCGTGGCGGCCAGGTTCCCCGCCCTCACGATCATCTGTGCGCACCCGGCCTTCCCCTGGCAGCTGGAGATGAACGCCATCGCTCTCCACAAGGCGAACGTCTTCACCGACCTGTCGGGGTGGGCCCCCCGGTACTTCCCGCCCGAGCTCGTTCGGGAGGTCGGAGGCCGGCTCCAGGACAAGACCCTCTTCGGGACCGACTACCCCTTCATCCTGCCGGAGCGCTGGCTACGGGAGTTCTCGGACCTCGGCCTCAGCGATTCCGTCAGCGAGAAGGTGCTGTGGGGCAACGCCGAGCGCCTGCTCGGGCTGTGA